The proteins below are encoded in one region of Rana temporaria chromosome 2, aRanTem1.1, whole genome shotgun sequence:
- the LOC120928269 gene encoding zinc finger MYM-type protein 1-like, with the protein MVTFFGTIEALYVFFSRSTQRGEKLKNAVPMVVKSESETRWSVRTEAVKPVNNYFEEIVQVLQDMTDNENETSETRSDARQLCNRMLSYDFLTLLGFWNKVLICIDCIQKRLQDPSMNFHDAALDLKALRDHFDDDREVLVSESLEEGLSLCQDWNIEVERRRRRKKQMPGENLRDVGLSAKEEMERVMKGTLDRLHREMDERFTRLHDTDAKFGFLLDVGGLCSGAYNNDLKKKCENLAEFYSSDVDGQQLYEEILDCRMLLLSRANMKISRPKELLEFIVQYGDESVFPNLRIAIQIMLTIAVSIASCERSFSKLKLILSYLRASMGQDRLCDLALLSVEREETEKTEQIIDQFASVKARRVQF; encoded by the coding sequence ATGGTCACATTTTTTGGTACAATCGAAGCTCTCTATGTGTTCTTCTCTCGTTCAACACAGCGAGGGGAAAAACTCAAAAACGCTGTGCCTATGGTTGTTAAGTCAGAGTCTGAAACAAGGTGGAGTGTAAGGACAGAAGCAGTGAAGCCTGTCAACAACTACTTTGAGGAGATAGTTCAAGTTCTCCAAGACATGACAGATAATGAAAACGAGACCAGTGAAACAAGAAGTGATGCAAGACAGCTGTGTAACCGCATGTTGAGTTACGATTTTCTGACTTTGCTAGGATTTTGGAACAAAGTACTCATTTGCATCGACTGTATTCAAAAGAGGCTGCAGGATCCTAGCATGAACTTTCACGATGCTGCCCTGGATTTGAAAGCCCTCCGAGATCATTTTGATGATGACAGAGAAGTTTTAGTCAGTGAGTCACTCGAAGAAGGACTCAGTCTCTGTCAAGACTGGAATATTGAAGTTGAAAGACGTCGGAGACGAAAGAAACAAATGCCTGGTGAGAACTTACGAGATGTTGGGTTATCAGCCAAGGAGGAGATGGAAAGAGTCATGAAGGGAACACTCGACCGCCTTCACAGAGAAATGGATGAAAGGTTCACCCGTTTGCATGACACTGACGCCAAGTTTGGGTTCCTTCTCGATGTTGGGGGACTGTGTTCCGGTGCCTACAATAACGACCTAAAAAAGAAGTGTGAAAATTTGGCAGAATTCTACAGCTCTGATGTTGATGGACAGCAGCTATATGAAGAAATTTTGGATTGCAGAATGTTGCTATTAAGTCGTGCCAACATGAAAATATCAAGACCTAAAGAGCTTCTCGAATTTATTGTTCAATATGGAGATGAGAGTGTCTTCCCCAATCTTCGCATTGCTATTCAGATAATGCTAACTATTGCAGTTTCCATCGCCAGCTGTGAGAGATCATTTAGCAAGTTAAAACTAATACTTTCATATTTGAGAGCCTCCATGGGTCAAGACAGACTCTGTGATCTTGCTCTGCTGAGTGTAGAAAGAGAAGAAACAGAAAAAACTGAGCAGATCATAGACCAGTTTGCATCAGTAAAAGCAAGGAGGGTGCAGTTCTAA